A single genomic interval of Juglans regia cultivar Chandler chromosome 1, Walnut 2.0, whole genome shotgun sequence harbors:
- the LOC108998563 gene encoding choline-phosphate cytidylyltransferase 2-like yields MEEPKPKDVKDAIVSYSNGRSDDTAPDRPPRVYADGIYDLFHFGHARSLEQAKKLFPNTYLLVGCCNDEITHTYKGKTVMTADERYESLRHCKWVDEVIPNAPWVITQEFLDKHNIDFVAHDALPYADASGAGKDVYEFVKAAGKFKETKRTDGISTSDIIMRIVKDYNQYVMRNLDRGYSRKELGVSYVKEKRLRVNMKLKKLQEKVKEQQEKVGETIQTVKMHRNEWVENADRWVAGFLEMFEEGCHKMGTAIRDRIQERLLGPQSRESTYFLENGNENVEDDDHEEYYDEDDDDDYDEEDYYYYDDQGSIDEKEKH; encoded by the exons ATGGAGGAGCCTAAGCCCAAGGATGTTAAGGATGCTATCGTTTCGTATTCGAATGGAAGGTCTGATGACACGGCGCCGGACCGTCCTCCTCGAGTCTATGCTGATGGGATCTACGATCTCTTCCACTTCGGCCACGCTCGCTCCCTTGAGCAAGCCAAGAAACT GTTCCCAAACACCTATCTGCTTGTCGGGTGTTGCAATGATGAAATCACCCACACGTATAAGGGAAAAACGGTTATGACGGCGGACGAACGCTATGAATCTCTTCGCCATTGCAA GTGGGTGGATGAAGTCATTCCCAATGCACCTTGGGTGATTACACAAGAATTTCTTGACAAGCACAACATTGACTTTGTGGCCCATGACGCTCTTCC TTATGCAGATGCTAGTGGAGCCGGGAAGGATGTCTATGAGTTT GTTAAAGCTGCGGGGAAGTTCAAGGAAACAAAACGAACTGATGGGATTTCTACTTCGGATATTATAATGAGGATTGTAAAAGATTATAACCAGTATGTGATGCGTAACTTGGATCGTGGATATTCAAGAAAAGAGCTTGGCGTTAGCTATGTGAAG GAAAAGCGGCTGAGGGTGAATATGAAATTGAAGAAACTACAAGAGAAAGTGAAGGAACAACAAGAGAAAGTGGGAGAGACG ATTCAAACCGTTAAAATGCATCGCAATGAGTGGGTGGAGAATGCCGATCGGTGGGTTGCTGGATTTCTTGAGATGTTTGAAGAAGGTTGCCATAAAATG GGCACTGCCATCAGGGATCGAATTCAAGAGCGGCTATTGGGTCCGCAGTCTAGAGAATCCACATATTTCTTAGAAAATGGTAATGAGAATGTtgaagatgatgatcatgaagaatattatgacgaggatgatgatgatgactaTGATGAGgaggattattattattatgatgacCAAGGAAGTATAGATGAGAAAGAAAAgcactaa
- the LOC118348271 gene encoding uncharacterized protein LOC118348271: MDPFESIDHIEDEDYFDHEEYMIQAMALHRQQHAVEGASASRRRNSQPRMFIRRNPLEGHERLWNDYFAEPSIYPPNVFRRRFRMHRNLFLRIHSAVEAHDDYFVQKRDASGRLGLSSLQKITAAIRMLAYGVTADLMDEYVRIGESTARLSMKKFVKAIVSIFGGEYLRSPTNSDIARLLEVGQNRGFPGMLGSIDCMHWKWKNCPSAWKGMYSGHVNEPTIILEAVASYDLWIWHAFFGLPGSHNDINVLDRSSVFATLAEGHAPPCNYTINGHEYTMGYYLADGIYPSWATLVKTIPAPHGKKKKHFATCQESARKDVERAFGVLQARFAIVRGPARYFQPRVLKDIMYTCIILHNMIVEDERHQYLGADQFIYESNDDTPHEPISRDNIPEFMEFIAQHHRIRDRGTHSQLQADLIEHLWNLHGRS, from the coding sequence ATGGATCCCTTTGAGAGTATTGATCATATAGAAGATGAAGATTATTTTGATCACGAGGAGTATATGATACAAGCAATGGCCCTACATAGACAACAACATGCAGTCGAGGGAGCATCTGCTTCACGTCGTCGTAATTCTCAACCTCGTATGTTCATCCGACGTAATCCATTGGAAGGTCATGAGCGCCTTTGGAATGATTACTTTGCTGAGCCGTCAATATATCCGCCAAACGTATTTAGGAGGAGGTTTCGAATGCATCGTAATCTTTTTTTACGCATACATTCTGCAGTTGAAGCTCACGATGATTATTTTGTCCAAAAAAGAGACGCTAGTGGGAGACTTGGATTGTCCTCCCTTCAAAAGATAACTGCAGCAATTAGGATGCTTGCATATGGGGTTACGGCAGATCTTATGGACGAGTATGTAAGAATTGGAGAAAGCACCGCACGGTTGAGTATGAAGAAATTTGTAAAGGCGATCGTGTCAATTTTTGGGGGTGAGTACTTGAGGTCTCCAACCAATAGTGATATAGCGAGGTTACTAGAAGTCGGACAAAACCGTGGGTTTCCAGGAATGTTGGGtagcattgattgcatgcacTGGAAATGGAAGAACTGTCCTAGTGCTTGGAAAGGTATGTACTCTGGTCACGTAaatgaaccaactattattttggagGCTGTTGCATCTtatgatctttggatatggCATGCTTTTTTTGGTTTGCCTGGGTCTCATAATGACATCAATGTACTCGATCGATCTTCTGTTTTTGCCACGTTGGCCGAAGGTCATGCTCCTCCGTGCAACTACACAATCAATGGTCACGAATACACAATGGGATATTATCTTGCTGATGGTATATATCCTTCATGGGCAACATTAGTGAAGACAATTCCTGCTCcacatggaaaaaagaaaaaacattttgcTACTTGTCAGGAGTCTGCAAGGAAAGATGTGGAGCGAGCCTTCGGAGTACTCCAAGCTAGATTTGCAATTGTGCGTGGACCTGCTAGGTATTTTCAGCCCCGAGTTCTAAAAGACATTATGTACACATGCATTATCTTGCACAATATGATCGTTGAAGATGAGCGTCATCAATATCTCGGGGCTGACCAGTTTATTTACGAATCCAATGATGATACTCCACATGAGCCAATTTCACGCGATAATATACCTGAATTCATGGAATTCATTGCGCAACATCATCGAATCAGAGATAGAGGCACTCATTCTCAACTCCAAGCTGACCTTATCGAGCATTTATGGAATTTGCATGGCCGCTCATAA
- the LOC108998535 gene encoding probable pectinesterase 8, translating to MSLHCNFLTFLIVIFAVMASTHLISPKPSFLKSFVHFSLDFFSSPFTISVLIPYSLEQHHHHHQHKKHRNESKVESICDDFPPDFPPPETNTTLYICVDRNGCCNFTSVQAAVDAAPNSSLKRTIIWINNGVYFEKVNVPRTKPNITFQGQGFTSTAIAFNDTANSSHGTFFSGSVQVFSTNFIAKNISFMNVAPIPSPGDVGAQAVAIRVAGDQAAFWGCGFFGAQDTLHDDRGRHYFKDCYIQGSIDFIFGDGRSLYENCQLVSMAKPVPPGFRYVNGAVTAHGRAIPDDNTGFVFVNCSVGGSGRVWLGRAWRPFSRVIFAYTTMSEIIAPEGWNDFNDPARDQTIFYGEYDCSGPGANRSMRAPYVQILNDTLASPFLNMSYIEGDQWLQPYNL from the exons ATGAGTCTCCATTGCAATTTTCTGACTTTTCTAATTGTCATTTTTGCTGTTATGGCATCCACGCATTTAATAAGTCCAAAGCCATCATTCCTCAAAAGTTTCGTTCATTTTAGTCTCGACTTCTTCTCGTCTCCTTTTACAATATCAGTGCTCATCCCCTACAGTTTAGaacagcatcatcatcatcaccaacaCAAAAAACACCGTAATGAGAGCAAAGTAGAATCTATTTGCGATGATTTTCCACCTGACTTTCCCCCTCCGGAGACCAACACAACCTTGTATATTTGTGTTGATCGAAATGGGTGTTGTAATTTTACGTCGGTGCAAGCAGCTGTTGATGCAGCTCCAAATTCAAGCCTGAAAAGGACCATAATATGGATCAACAATGGCGTTTACTT TGAGAAAGTCAATGTTCCAAGAACCAAACCGAACATAACGTTTCAAGGACAAGGCTTTACATCAACTGCAATTGCATTCAATGACACAGCCAATTCTTCACATGGCACATTTTTTAGCGGCTCCGTTCAAGTTTTCTCCACTAACTTCATTGCCAAGAACATAAGTTTCATG AATGTAGCTCCTATTCCTAGCCCTGGTGATGTTGGAGCCCAAGCAGTAGCAATTAGAGTAGCTGGAGATCAGGCTGCGTTCTGGGGTTGTGGATTCTTCGGAGCCCAAGATACCCTTCATGATGATAGGGGCCGGCATTACTTCAAGGATTGTTATATCCAAGGTTCCATTGATTTCATCTTCGGCGATGGAAGGTCACTTTATGAG AATTGCCAGCTGGTTTCGATGGCAAAACCAGTACCCCCAGGATTCAGATACGTAAATGGAGCTGTCACAGCTCATGGCAGAGCTATCCCGGACGATAACACTGGCTTTGTGTTCGTCAACTGCAGCGTGGGAGGGTCTGGAAGAGTATGGCTAGGCCGGGCATGGAGGCCATTTTCTCGTGTCATCTTTGCCTACACAACAATGTCTGAAATCATTGCTCCAGAGGGCTGGAACGATTTCAACGACCCTGCGAGAGATCA GACTATATTCTACGGAGAATACGATTGCTCAGGTCCTGGAGCTAATAGGAGCATGAGGGCTCCTTATGTTCAGATACTCAATGACACACTGGCTTCTCCTTTCCTTAACATGTCATATATCGAAGGGGATCAGTGGCTACAACcttataatttatag
- the LOC108983844 gene encoding glutathione S-transferase T3-like, whose protein sequence is MGSPSEEDPFFTTLLQSGGEGCTPTYEQYSSVMIQTTPLHGEKRPPPKKVQRGASFTVEEDNLLVSGWLNISIDAIRGTDQKSTQMWERISEFYHEYKKPNTANRSIGSLINRWSMIQKCTNKFCAFLAQVESLHPSGATEQDKIEKAKIMYKEIEKGNFTVEHCWCQLRHQPKWQQHMNMLNTRRKPPDKRPANEQSFEVPDDVVEENVERPPGKKLEKDNLRKRKAQEACDVDFNGALEKMTADRRLFMGERRAWVMKADEVRSAQLELDKRKFEAEIMSKDLSNMTVMQQAYFLDIQKKIYEDSLNNSEGTFDTSPSIPHGGV, encoded by the exons ATGGGCAGTCCATCTGAGGAggatcccttcttcaccactctcttaCAAAGTGGAGGAGAAGGTTGCACTCCAACATATGAGCAATATTCTAGTGTTATGATCCAAACAACTCCTCTTCACGGTGAAAAGAGGCCTCCTCCAAAAAAAGTTCAGAGAGGTGCATCTTTCACTGTTGAGGAGGATAACTTACTTGTATCCGGTTGGCTCAACATTAGCATTGATGCCATACGGGGTACCGATCAAAAATCCACACAAATGTGGGAGAGAATTTCTGAGTTTTATCACgagtataaaaaaccaaatactgCAAATCGTTCGATAGGGTCATTGATCAATCGTTGGTCCATGATCCAGAAATGCACAAacaagttttgtgcatttctaGCGCAAGTAGAGTCATTACACCCAAGTGGTGCaaccgagcaagacaag ATTGAAAAAGCTAAAATAATGTACAAAGAGATAGAGAAGGGGAATTTCACAGTGGAGCATTGTTGGTGTCAATTGAGACACCAACCCAAATGGCAGCAACACATGAACATGCTGAATACAAGGAGAAAACCACCCGATAAACGTCCAGCCAATGAGCAGTCTTTTGAAGTTCCCGATGACGTTGTGGAGGAGAATGTTGAGAGGCCTCCAGGCAAAAAACTTGAGAAGGATAACTTAAGGAAGCGGAAGGCTCAGGAAGCATGTGATGTTGACTTCAACGGTGCGCTAGAAAAAATGACCGCTGATAGGCGACTGTTCATGGGAGAGAGGAGAGCATGGGTGATGAAGGCTGATGAAGTGAGAAGTGCACAACTAGAACTTGATAAGAGGAAGTTCGAGGCGGAGATCATGAGTAAGGATCTTTCTAATATGACCGTCATGCAACAAGCCTATTTCCTGGAtattcagaagaaaatttatgagGACTCTTTAAATAATTCCGAAGGTACATTCGACACATCTCCATCCATACCTCATGGAGGTGTGTAA